In Dermacentor andersoni chromosome 4, qqDerAnde1_hic_scaffold, whole genome shotgun sequence, the following proteins share a genomic window:
- the LOC140217257 gene encoding uncharacterized protein, translated as MRLLVDTGASASLMTAEDFGKHFGRQHRLSKTAVDLKNFSKQRIDIQGLFQATVQFFQRSCSVTFHVTTTGTSLLGLDAIQRLGIQIDGTSLTCRLPSLSSVQSPTGVPPGFDHLSSDELGLVNNFVHRIHRQQDAKPVSSTLRRLPLALRDQGTHEWRRLEDCDVIERVEATEWVSPLVVVRKRDGTMRLCVDLREQDSLVSQVQEMVLQKQSQTKQYVDKRRGAQATRIKVGDTVRIRFTRKGIFKYSKPRKVKAQIGPSIFVLSDGKTWHVSKLTVVMKDPAGSTLCTSDRNFLYSYSNLDSHSDDSSVVTSSFHRHHLSSASDCIASESTQSVIISDSVGESVASQDLLGLREELPGQPSPALSDNHIQFSNQGEVNNSGTTGSTDTRRNPQMEALEAKLRASEDVEALQGVVQAMKELQVLHTKPVATDALTAKLTPQKPQKVAAHSCSSQAIMSTLPASQTHAVEVELEVDEPKVELDNIQSSQSLQEQLSAAEVVMQTTNKQAAQVLVVSDSNVQRIAGVLRQIRGRSVPVELSFKCKATTEKLYHLLQQHNDEATAGGWTAGALENKRQAQSHTSAEVRPECLFAQPGEAISAPGLSGTTNVIHRACQRETKSDAQVPPRRTRHKRSKPAYVMDAPHLPTPSTLPCSSSVQGRFSSADMGTTPGYHSSCNDPMASTQPQCWPRPLPNGWGHSPLASGTTLAAADQR; from the exons atgcggctgctcgtggacacaggagcgtctgcctcattgatgacggccgaggattttggaaagcactttggtcgacagcacagactgtcaaaaacagcagtggacttgaaaaatttctccaagcaacgcatcgacattcaaggcctgtttcaagccactgtccagtttttccaaaggtcatgctccgtcacgttccacgtaacgactacaggaacatcactgctgggtttagacgccatccaacgcttgggcatacagatcgacggtacgtcgctgacatgtcgtctaccatcactttcttcagtacagagccccacaggtgtgcctccgggttttgatcacctttccagtgacgagttgggcctcgtcaacaactttgtgcaccgaattcatcggcagcaagatgcgaaaccagtatcttcaacgttgcgccgactacccctggctctccgtgaccagggcACACATGAAtggcgacgtctcgaggactgcgacgtcatcgagcgcgtcgaggctactgagtgggtgtctccactcgtggtggtgcgcaagagggatggaaccatgcggctctgtgtagatctgcgggaacaggacagtcttgtgtctcaagttcaagaaatggtcttgcagaaacagtcgcagactaaacagtacgtagacaaacgtagaggtgctcaggcaactcgtatcaaggtgggagacaccgtcagaatcaGATTTACCAGGAAAggaatttttaagtacagtaaacctcgtaaagtcaaggcccagataggaccatctatttttgtacttagtgatgggaagacgtggcatgtgtctaagttaaccgtagtgatgaaggatccagcaggtagtacattgtgtacaagtgatagaaactttttgtactcatattcaaacttggatagtcattccgatgactcgtctgtagtgacatcgtcctttcacAGGCATCACTTAAGTAGTGCATCTGACTGTATCGCTTCAGAGTCTACACAGTCGGTAATCAtttctgattccgtgggggaatcggtagcatcccaggacttgttgggacttcgagaggagcttcctgggcaaccctctccagctttgagcgacaaccacattcagttttccaaccagggggaggtaaataatagtgggacgactgggtcgaccgatacgcgtcgcaacccccaaa TGGAGGCGCTTGAAGCAAAGCTGCGCGCTTCGGAGGACGTGGAGGCACTTCAAGGAGTCGTCCAGGCCATGAAGGAACTGCAGGTGCTCCACACCAAACCTGTTGCAACAGATGCCCTCACAGCAAAGCTAACACCCCAGAAGCCCCAAAAGGTTGCTGCGCACAGCTGTTCTTCCCAGGCCATCATGAGTACATTGCCTGCATCGCAGACTCATGCAGTAGAGGTCGAGCTGGAAGTGGATGAGCCGAAAGTAGAGTTGGACAATATCCAGTCATCACAGTCACTGCAAGAGCAGCTAAGCGCCGCTGAAGTTGTCATGCAGA CAACCAACAAGCAAGCGGCACAGGTCCTAGTCGTCAGTGATAGCAATGTGCAGCGAATTGCGGGTGTGCTCCGACAAATACGGGGCAGGAGTGTGCCCGTGGAACTAAGCTTCAAGTGCAAGGCGACGACTGAAAAGTTGTACCATCTGCTCCAGCAGCACAACGATGAAGCCACGGCAGGGGGCTG GACTGCAGGAGCCTTGGAGAATAAGAGGCAAGCCCAATCGCACACCTCGGCAGAAGTCAGGCCTGAATGTCTCTTTGCCCAGCCCGGAGAAGCAATCAGTGCCCCCGGACTCTCCGGGACAACAAATGTGATCCACAGAGCGTGCCAGAGGGAAACCAAGAGCGACGCCCAGGTCCCTCCGAGGAGAACCCGCCATAAACGCTCCAAGCCGGCCTATGTGATGGACGCACCACATCTGCCAACGCCAAGCACTCTGCCGTGTTCAAGTTCTGTTCAAGGCAGGTTCAGTTCGGCTGACATGGGTACTACACCTGGGTACCACTCATCCTGCAATGACCCCATGGCATCCACTCAGCCGCAGTGCTGGCCCCGACCTCTTCCGAATGGTTGGGGACATAGTCCGCTAGCAAGTGGCACTACACTAGCCGCTGCTGACCAGAGGTGA